Proteins encoded together in one Chitinophaga lutea window:
- a CDS encoding threonine aldolase family protein, with amino-acid sequence MDYRSDTFTKPTQAMLEAMLQAETGDDVFGEDPSVNKLEAIMSALFGMEAALYCPSGTMSNQIAIKVHTQPGDEVICSSLAHVYIYEGGGIAFNAGAQVRPLEGDRGMITAAAVEAAINPDDVHKARTSLVCLENTANRGGGCCYDFEEILKIREVCNSHQLKLHLDGARLFNALLATEQTARQFGEVFDSISVCLNKGLGCPMGSILLGSKAFIREARRVRKKLGGGLRQAGYMAATGLYALEHHVDRLAEDHAHAKRIAHVLLEREFTGHMLPVETNILIFEVLAPWSPVTFRDYLAKEGIAVMAISPTQVRMVTHLGITPAMVDKTVEVIRTMS; translated from the coding sequence ATGGATTACAGAAGCGACACTTTTACGAAACCCACGCAGGCCATGCTGGAAGCCATGCTGCAGGCAGAAACGGGAGACGATGTTTTTGGGGAAGATCCCTCAGTGAACAAACTGGAAGCCATCATGTCAGCGCTTTTTGGCATGGAGGCAGCACTTTACTGCCCTTCCGGCACAATGAGCAACCAGATCGCCATCAAAGTGCATACGCAGCCCGGCGATGAAGTGATCTGCAGTTCCCTCGCCCACGTATACATCTATGAAGGCGGCGGCATCGCTTTCAACGCCGGCGCACAGGTGCGCCCGCTGGAAGGCGACCGCGGCATGATCACCGCAGCGGCCGTGGAAGCTGCCATCAACCCGGACGATGTGCACAAAGCCCGCACCTCCCTGGTGTGCCTGGAAAACACCGCCAACCGCGGCGGCGGCTGCTGTTACGACTTCGAAGAAATCCTGAAAATCCGCGAAGTCTGCAACAGCCATCAGCTCAAACTGCACCTCGACGGCGCCCGGCTGTTCAACGCGCTCCTGGCCACGGAACAGACCGCCCGCCAATTCGGCGAAGTATTCGACAGTATTTCCGTATGCCTGAATAAAGGGCTGGGCTGCCCCATGGGCTCCATACTGCTCGGCAGCAAAGCCTTCATCCGCGAAGCGCGCCGCGTGCGCAAAAAACTCGGCGGAGGCCTGCGCCAGGCCGGTTATATGGCCGCCACAGGGCTGTATGCGCTGGAACATCATGTAGACCGGCTCGCGGAAGACCACGCCCACGCCAAACGCATCGCCCACGTACTGTTGGAGCGGGAATTCACCGGCCACATGCTGCCCGTGGAAACGAACATCCTCATTTTTGAAGTGCTGGCGCCCTGGAGCCCGGTCACTTTCCGGGACTATCTCGCCAAAGAAGGCATCGCGGTGATGGCCATTTCACCTACGCAGGTACGGATGGTGACACATCTCGGCATTACGCCCGCCATGGTGGACAAAACAGTGGAGGTTATCCGCACGATGTCATAA
- a CDS encoding valine--tRNA ligase — translation MELSKNYIPATAEDKWYKYWLDQQYFRSVPDERPPFTIVIPPPNVTGVLHMGHTLNETVQDILVRHARMSGFNACWVPGSDHASIATETKVVNMLKEEKGIEKSQLSREEFLRYAHEWKDKYGGIIYHQIKKLGCSVDWDRVNFTMDDHYYKAVIKVFVDLYNKGLIYRGARMINWDPKAKTALSDEEVEYKELNGKLYHVKYAVVNAAGEATGEFITIATQRPETIMGDTAICVNPDDERYAHLKGHFAVVPLVNRKVPVIFDSYVDKEFGTGALKVTPAHDINDYNLGLKHNLEVVDTLNEDGTLSAAAVVFVGEDRFRARKKVVAALQEQGLLVKEQEYATRLGYSQRNPDTVVEPRISTQWFVKMADLAQPALDAVVNGDVKIHPGDRFMATYKYWMENVKDWCISRQLWWGQQIPAWYDDNGQFVVAATHEEALALYEQQFGVTRTSLRQDDDCLDTWFSSWLWPVEVFHGISRPDNEDINYYYPTSVLVTGQDIIFFWVARMIMAGLEYKHVKPFSDVYFTGMVRDKLGRKMSKQLGNSPDLLELIERFGADAVRFGIMISSPAGNDLLFDEASCEQGRNFNNKMWNALKLVKMWTPVENTGAPVPEFAVEWFENRLNEVHAEVEKLFKDFRLSEALKAIYSLIWDDFCSWYLEWIKPGFEQPIDAGVYEKTIGFYERLVQLLHPFMPFVTEELYHLLRDREAGDDLVIRQFPAPAPAHHAILVEGALAKEVISSIRDARNKNQVKPKDTVGLHIETRHENAFHRIESIIAKQVNANAVAYTKEAVNGAIALVVQKDKFYLVTEREVDTAAQKEQLLKDLEYQKGFLKSVENKLANERFVQNAKPEIVEAERRKQSDCLAKIQAIEESLKTL, via the coding sequence ATGGAACTTTCGAAGAATTATATTCCTGCCACGGCAGAAGACAAATGGTACAAATATTGGCTCGACCAGCAATATTTCCGCTCCGTTCCCGACGAGCGGCCTCCCTTCACCATCGTCATTCCCCCGCCTAACGTCACCGGCGTGCTCCATATGGGCCACACCCTGAACGAAACGGTGCAGGATATCCTCGTCCGCCACGCCCGCATGAGCGGCTTCAACGCCTGCTGGGTGCCCGGCTCCGACCATGCTTCCATCGCCACCGAAACCAAGGTGGTGAATATGCTCAAAGAAGAAAAAGGAATAGAAAAAAGCCAGCTCAGCCGGGAAGAATTCCTGCGCTACGCCCATGAGTGGAAAGACAAATACGGCGGCATCATCTATCACCAGATCAAAAAACTGGGCTGCTCCGTAGACTGGGACCGGGTGAATTTCACCATGGACGACCATTATTATAAAGCGGTGATCAAAGTATTTGTGGACCTCTACAACAAGGGCCTCATCTACCGCGGCGCCCGTATGATCAACTGGGATCCCAAAGCCAAAACCGCGCTCAGCGACGAGGAGGTGGAATACAAAGAGCTCAACGGCAAACTCTATCATGTGAAATACGCCGTGGTCAACGCCGCCGGCGAAGCCACCGGGGAGTTCATCACCATCGCCACCCAGCGCCCCGAAACCATCATGGGCGATACGGCGATCTGCGTGAACCCGGACGATGAGCGGTATGCCCACCTGAAAGGCCACTTCGCCGTGGTGCCGCTGGTGAACCGCAAAGTACCCGTGATCTTCGACAGCTATGTAGATAAGGAATTCGGTACCGGTGCCCTCAAAGTGACGCCGGCGCACGATATCAACGACTACAACCTCGGTCTCAAACACAACCTGGAAGTGGTGGATACCCTCAACGAAGACGGTACCCTCAGCGCCGCAGCCGTGGTGTTCGTGGGCGAAGACCGCTTCCGCGCCAGGAAAAAAGTAGTGGCCGCGCTCCAGGAGCAGGGCCTGCTGGTAAAAGAGCAGGAATACGCCACCCGCCTCGGTTACAGCCAACGTAACCCCGACACGGTGGTGGAACCGCGCATTTCCACGCAGTGGTTCGTAAAAATGGCCGACCTCGCGCAACCTGCACTGGACGCGGTGGTGAACGGCGACGTAAAAATCCATCCCGGCGACCGTTTTATGGCCACCTATAAATACTGGATGGAGAACGTGAAAGACTGGTGTATTTCCCGCCAGCTCTGGTGGGGCCAGCAAATCCCCGCCTGGTACGACGATAACGGCCAGTTCGTAGTAGCCGCCACGCACGAAGAAGCGCTGGCGCTTTACGAGCAGCAGTTCGGCGTGACGCGGACATCCCTCCGCCAGGACGATGACTGCCTTGATACCTGGTTCTCTTCCTGGCTCTGGCCCGTGGAAGTGTTCCATGGCATCAGCCGGCCCGATAACGAAGACATCAACTACTACTACCCCACTTCCGTACTGGTAACGGGGCAGGATATCATTTTCTTCTGGGTGGCCCGTATGATCATGGCCGGCCTGGAATACAAACATGTAAAACCTTTCAGCGACGTATATTTCACCGGCATGGTGCGCGACAAGCTGGGCCGCAAGATGAGCAAGCAGCTGGGCAACTCGCCCGATCTGCTGGAGCTGATCGAACGTTTCGGCGCCGATGCCGTGCGTTTCGGCATCATGATTTCTTCGCCCGCCGGCAACGACCTGCTGTTCGACGAAGCCAGCTGTGAGCAGGGCCGCAACTTCAACAACAAGATGTGGAACGCGCTGAAGCTGGTGAAAATGTGGACGCCTGTTGAAAACACCGGCGCTCCCGTGCCGGAATTCGCGGTAGAGTGGTTCGAAAACAGGCTCAACGAAGTGCATGCCGAGGTGGAAAAACTGTTTAAGGACTTCCGTTTGAGCGAGGCCCTCAAAGCCATCTATAGCCTCATCTGGGACGATTTCTGCAGCTGGTACCTCGAATGGATCAAACCGGGCTTCGAACAACCTATCGACGCCGGGGTATATGAAAAGACCATCGGTTTCTACGAGCGTCTCGTGCAGCTGCTGCACCCCTTCATGCCGTTCGTTACGGAAGAACTGTACCACCTGCTGCGCGACCGTGAGGCCGGCGACGACCTGGTGATACGCCAGTTCCCCGCTCCCGCGCCTGCCCACCACGCCATTCTCGTAGAAGGCGCGCTGGCCAAAGAAGTGATCAGCAGCATCCGCGATGCCCGCAACAAAAACCAGGTCAAACCGAAAGACACCGTCGGCCTGCATATCGAAACCCGCCACGAGAATGCCTTCCACCGGATCGAGAGCATCATCGCCAAACAGGTGAATGCCAACGCCGTTGCATACACGAAAGAAGCCGTGAACGGCGCCATTGCGCTGGTAGTACAGAAAGACAAGTTCTACCTCGTAACGGAACGGGAAGTGGATACGGCCGCCCAGAAAGAACAGCTGCTGAAAGACCTGGAATACCAGAAAGGGTTCCTGAAATCAGTGGAAAACAAACTGGCGAACGAACGTTTTGTGCAGAATGCCAAACCCGAGATCGTGGAAGCGGAGCGCCGCAAACAATCCGACTGCCTCGCCAAAATACAGGCCATCGAAGAAAGTTTGAAAACTTTATAA
- a CDS encoding AI-2E family transporter, protein MKPVSNKPPFYIKLSHTLLSLVLIVVILRTTKDILAPVAFGFIFSILLLPVAQGLEKLRLSRGLAATLSVVLFILCMFGLIYFISWQTSSFLTDLPSLEKRLMLQANNLTLWIDEKFKIDSDQQMAWINETAAKSISTVSQFVVNAVSSVSSILIFLVFIPLYTFFLLYYRRLLVRFLLRLFRREDAEEVHEVIAHGRSVIKSYVVGLFIEMLVVAVLNITALLLLGVQYAILLGTLGAIFNIIPYLGMVMTIIIVLMVTLTTGTPALAFWAAVSLFGIHLVDANVLLPRIVGSKVSINAMITLLGVFVGSMIWGIAGMFISIPAMALLKIIFDRIPNMKPWGILMGSGE, encoded by the coding sequence ATGAAACCAGTGAGCAACAAGCCGCCGTTTTACATCAAACTCAGTCATACGCTGTTGAGCCTGGTGCTGATCGTGGTGATACTCCGTACTACGAAAGACATCCTGGCGCCGGTAGCCTTCGGTTTTATATTCTCGATCCTGCTGCTGCCGGTAGCACAGGGGCTTGAAAAGCTGCGCCTGTCGCGGGGCCTGGCGGCCACGCTCTCGGTGGTACTGTTTATCCTCTGCATGTTCGGGTTGATCTATTTTATTTCCTGGCAAACCTCGTCGTTCCTCACCGACCTGCCTTCGTTGGAAAAGCGGCTGATGCTGCAGGCCAACAATCTCACCCTGTGGATAGATGAAAAGTTCAAGATCGATTCAGACCAGCAGATGGCCTGGATCAACGAAACGGCGGCCAAGAGCATCAGCACGGTGTCGCAGTTCGTGGTGAACGCCGTGTCGTCCGTCTCTTCCATTCTCATATTCCTTGTATTCATCCCGCTGTACACGTTTTTCCTGCTGTACTACCGCCGGCTGCTGGTGCGGTTCCTGCTGCGCCTTTTCCGCCGCGAGGATGCGGAAGAAGTGCATGAAGTGATCGCGCATGGACGGTCGGTGATCAAAAGTTATGTGGTGGGCTTGTTTATCGAAATGCTGGTGGTGGCCGTGCTGAATATCACGGCGCTGTTGTTGCTGGGTGTGCAGTACGCCATCCTTTTGGGTACGCTGGGCGCGATTTTTAATATCATTCCTTATCTCGGCATGGTGATGACGATCATCATCGTACTGATGGTGACGCTTACTACCGGTACGCCTGCGCTGGCCTTCTGGGCGGCCGTGTCGCTGTTCGGGATTCACCTGGTAGACGCCAATGTGCTGCTGCCGCGGATCGTAGGCTCGAAAGTATCCATCAACGCGATGATCACGCTGCTCGGCGTGTTTGTCGGCAGCATGATTTGGGGCATTGCCGGCATGTTCATTTCCATTCCGGCCATGGCGCTGCTGAAAATCATCTTCGACCGCATACCGAATATGAAACCCTGGGGAATACTGATGGGCTCGGGGGAATAA